A window of the Nibribacter ruber genome harbors these coding sequences:
- a CDS encoding valine--tRNA ligase, with translation MTSIPKTYNPKEVEDKWYATWLERGFFKSKPNPKKEPYTVVIPPPNVTGVLHMGHMLNNTIQDILVRRARMQGKEACWVPGTDHASIATEARVVNMLKEKGIEKKDISREEFLKYAFEWKEKYGGIILEQLKKLGASCDWDRTRFTMEPDLTAAVIEVFVDLYRKGLIYRGVRMVNWDPQGLTALSDEEVNFKQVNGKLYYLHYAIEGSDEVLTVATKRPETIMGDVAICVHPQDPRYQHLEGKKAIIPLVNRAIPIIFDEYVDIEFGTGVLKVTPAHDINDYELGVKHNLPSIDVLNDNGTIHERAGLYVGEDRFVVRKKITKELEAKGLLEKVEDSVTNVGFSERTDAVIEPKLSMQWWCKMEEMAKPALENVMNDNIKLHPPKFKNMYRSWMENVRDWCISRQLWWGQQIPAYYLPNGTFVVATTPEEALRLAQEQSGDASLQLSDLRQDEDVLDTWFSSWLWPISVFDGFKDPDNEDILYYYPTNDLVTAPEILFFWVARMIMAGYEFRKELPFKNVYLTGIVRDAQGRKMSKSLGNSPDPLVLIEQYGADGVRAGMLFSSPAGNDLLFDEKLCEQGRNFSNKIWNAFRLINGWDVDASLPNPNEKAIKWFDSKFNESLNILEDHFEKFRISDALLTVYKLVWDDFCSSYLEMIKPAFGSPIDAGTLQATNEFLEKLMKVLHPFMPFITEEIWNSMAERAPKDCLVVAPWPAQGRVDADILRNMEYVLNVVGQIRNLRNSKNLSPAKKLALHVRLNEGKNAIAGYEVLVSKLANLSEIQETEQPLDSALSFVVDSSEFFIPMEGTIDAAAERERILKELDYTKGFLASVDKKLSNERFVAGAPDAVINAERKKQADAEAKIAALEQSLSALPLE, from the coding sequence ATGACGTCTATCCCAAAAACATATAACCCCAAAGAAGTAGAGGACAAGTGGTACGCCACCTGGCTGGAGCGCGGTTTCTTCAAATCTAAGCCCAATCCTAAAAAGGAGCCTTACACCGTGGTGATTCCGCCGCCCAACGTGACGGGTGTCTTGCACATGGGCCACATGCTCAACAATACCATCCAGGATATTTTGGTGCGTAGAGCGCGTATGCAAGGCAAAGAGGCATGCTGGGTGCCGGGCACCGACCATGCGTCCATCGCTACTGAGGCCCGGGTGGTGAACATGCTCAAGGAAAAAGGCATCGAGAAGAAAGACATCAGCCGTGAGGAATTCTTGAAGTACGCTTTTGAGTGGAAAGAGAAGTACGGCGGTATCATTCTGGAGCAGTTGAAGAAACTGGGCGCCTCTTGTGACTGGGACCGTACCCGTTTCACCATGGAGCCCGACCTGACCGCGGCCGTGATTGAAGTGTTTGTGGACCTGTACCGCAAAGGCCTCATCTACCGCGGTGTGCGCATGGTCAACTGGGACCCACAAGGCTTAACCGCGCTGTCTGACGAGGAGGTAAACTTCAAGCAGGTAAATGGTAAGCTGTACTATTTGCACTATGCCATTGAAGGCTCTGACGAGGTATTAACCGTGGCGACCAAACGCCCTGAGACAATCATGGGCGATGTGGCCATCTGCGTGCACCCGCAAGACCCGCGCTATCAGCATCTGGAAGGCAAGAAAGCCATCATTCCGTTGGTAAACCGCGCCATTCCCATCATTTTTGATGAGTACGTGGACATTGAGTTCGGGACGGGGGTATTGAAAGTGACGCCTGCCCATGACATCAATGACTATGAACTGGGCGTGAAGCACAACCTGCCTAGCATTGACGTCTTGAATGACAACGGTACCATCCATGAGCGCGCTGGCCTGTACGTAGGCGAAGACCGTTTTGTGGTGCGTAAGAAAATCACGAAAGAACTAGAGGCCAAAGGCTTGCTAGAGAAGGTAGAGGATTCTGTAACCAACGTCGGGTTTTCTGAGCGCACAGACGCCGTCATTGAACCCAAGCTGTCTATGCAGTGGTGGTGCAAAATGGAGGAGATGGCCAAGCCTGCGCTGGAGAACGTGATGAACGACAACATCAAGTTGCACCCGCCCAAGTTCAAGAACATGTACCGTTCCTGGATGGAAAACGTGCGCGACTGGTGTATTTCGCGTCAGTTATGGTGGGGTCAGCAGATTCCGGCGTATTACCTGCCTAACGGAACCTTTGTAGTAGCCACTACGCCAGAAGAAGCCTTACGCCTGGCACAGGAGCAAAGCGGTGATGCCAGCCTTCAGCTATCTGACCTTCGTCAGGACGAGGATGTGTTGGATACCTGGTTCTCTTCGTGGTTATGGCCTATCTCTGTGTTTGACGGTTTCAAAGACCCAGACAACGAGGATATCCTGTATTATTACCCAACCAATGACCTGGTAACTGCCCCTGAGATTCTGTTCTTCTGGGTAGCGCGTATGATTATGGCCGGTTATGAGTTCAGAAAGGAATTGCCGTTCAAGAACGTATACCTGACCGGTATTGTGCGTGATGCACAGGGCCGTAAAATGTCTAAGTCACTGGGCAACTCGCCAGACCCGTTGGTATTGATTGAGCAGTACGGCGCCGATGGCGTGCGTGCGGGTATGTTGTTCAGCTCCCCAGCCGGGAATGACCTGTTGTTTGACGAGAAATTGTGCGAGCAGGGGCGTAACTTCAGCAACAAAATCTGGAACGCGTTCCGTCTTATTAACGGCTGGGATGTAGATGCTTCTTTGCCTAACCCGAATGAGAAGGCCATCAAGTGGTTTGACTCTAAGTTCAATGAGTCTCTCAACATTCTGGAAGACCATTTTGAGAAGTTCAGAATCTCTGATGCCTTGCTCACGGTGTACAAACTGGTGTGGGATGATTTCTGCTCGTCTTACCTGGAGATGATTAAACCAGCCTTCGGGTCACCTATTGACGCCGGTACCTTGCAGGCCACCAATGAGTTCCTGGAAAAACTCATGAAGGTGTTGCATCCGTTTATGCCGTTCATCACCGAGGAAATCTGGAACTCCATGGCAGAGCGCGCGCCTAAGGACTGTCTAGTAGTAGCGCCTTGGCCAGCACAAGGCCGCGTAGACGCCGACATCCTGCGCAACATGGAATACGTCCTAAATGTGGTTGGCCAAATCAGGAACCTGCGCAACAGCAAGAACCTGTCGCCGGCCAAGAAACTGGCCTTGCACGTGCGGTTGAACGAAGGCAAAAACGCGATTGCTGGCTATGAAGTCTTGGTAAGCAAACTAGCCAACTTAAGCGAAATCCAGGAGACCGAACAGCCTCTAGACAGCGCCTTGTCTTTTGTGGTGGACAGCTCTGAGTTCTTCATTCCGATGGAAGGCACCATTGACGCCGCCGCTGAACGCGAGCGCATCTTGAAGGAACTGGACTATACCAAAGGCTTCTTAGCGTCAGTGGATAAAAAGCTGAGCAATGAGCGCTTTGTGGCCGGTGCCCCAGACGCGGTTATCAATGCAGAACGTAAAAAGCAAGCTGACGCCGAAGCGAAGATCGCGGCTTTAGAGCAAAGCCTGTCGGCCTTGCCTTTAGAGTAA